AACGTCTCGGCCTGGCCCCGCGCGTCGATCAACTCGATCACAACGTGGTCGCCCACAGATGGGGTCATCGGGCTGCCCCTCTCAGGCGACGCTGTCCTCGCCGCCATCGACGAAGACCACGCTGCCCGAGATCCAGCTGATGCTGGGGTCGGCAAGGGCGGCGATGGTGTTGGCCACATCTTCGGGCGTGGTCAGACGCCGGTCAGGATGGCGTTTCAGCGCTCCTGCGACGATCTGTTCGTTGCCGGGGATGGCGCGCAAGGCCGGGGTGTCGGTGACGCCGGCCTGGATGCAGTTGACCAGGATGCCGCGCCCGGCCAGTTCCTGGGCCAGCACACGGGTGTGCGATTCCAGCGCCGACTTGGCCGCCGAAACGGCGCCATAGCCGAGGATGACGCGATGCGAGCCTTCCGAGGTCATCGACCAGATGCGGCTGCCGCGGCCCAGCAGATTGGCCCGCACCAGCGCCTGCGTCCAGTAGACCAGCGAGTGCGCCATCACATCCAGGGTCATGTTCATCGAGGCGGGGTCCATGGCATCTGCCGGGTCGTCGGCGATGAAGGGCTTGAGGGTGCCAAAGGCCAGCGAGTGCATCATCAGCCAGATGGTGGGCTGCTCGGAGGCGGCCAACACCTCGCCCATCCTGACGATGGCCTTGTCGCGCTTGACCTCGTTCGAGGCGTTCATGTTGAAGAAGATGGCCTGGCTGCCCGTGGCTTCGATGTCGGCGATGAGGGCTTCGACGCGGGGCATCGTTTGTTTCATGTCCAGGTGGACGCCGAAGATGTTCATGCCTTTGCGGGCCAGGGCGCGCGAGGTGGCGCCGCCAAAGCCGCTGGATGCGCCCAGGATCAGCGCCCATTTGCCGGCGAGGTTGCTTTGAGTCATGGTGGTGGGATTCCTCCGAAGGTGGGTGAGTGCGAGGTTGATTTGGGAGTTTGGGATGGGGTGGGAGTTGCGTGTTACGTGGTGCGT
This genomic window from Caldilineales bacterium contains:
- a CDS encoding SDR family oxidoreductase is translated as MTQSNLAGKWALILGASSGFGGATSRALARKGMNIFGVHLDMKQTMPRVEALIADIEATGSQAIFFNMNASNEVKRDKAIVRMGEVLAASEQPTIWLMMHSLAFGTLKPFIADDPADAMDPASMNMTLDVMAHSLVYWTQALVRANLLGRGSRIWSMTSEGSHRVILGYGAVSAAKSALESHTRVLAQELAGRGILVNCIQAGVTDTPALRAIPGNEQIVAGALKRHPDRRLTTPEDVANTIAALADPSISWISGSVVFVDGGEDSVA